A DNA window from uncultured Methanoregula sp. contains the following coding sequences:
- a CDS encoding putative zinc-binding protein yields MTIALVTCSGVSNTGKLTTQAAQVLLQRRPGQYVWLHAKQSAAMLNSEVVDADSVIVLDGCTDCCASKKLAAAGIIPENSIIATGLGIAKNGMAEVQFHEIETVIAAVTRPGE; encoded by the coding sequence ATGACCATCGCCCTTGTCACCTGCTCCGGTGTCTCGAACACCGGCAAACTCACCACCCAGGCAGCCCAGGTCCTGCTCCAGCGAAGGCCGGGGCAGTACGTCTGGCTGCATGCAAAGCAGTCCGCTGCAATGCTCAATTCCGAGGTTGTGGATGCCGACAGCGTGATCGTCCTCGACGGGTGTACCGATTGTTGCGCCTCGAAGAAACTCGCTGCTGCCGGAATAATTCCCGAGAACAGCATCATTGCAACCGGGCTCGGGATTGCGAAGAACGGGATGGCCGAGGTCCAGTTCCACGAGATCGAGACCGTCATCGCTGCGGTGACCCGGCCGGGGGAGTGA
- a CDS encoding putative zinc-binding protein, translating to MEAQKSSCGCGAAGKTRIIYSCSGIGSNVGQLANAAACRLAQEGYGGGSCLAGVGGGIEKLVGMGKGAGERVVIDGCPVACAKKILEDKGLSVDRYLLITDLGIEKTPGPAFRESDVQVVVDAVRNR from the coding sequence ATGGAAGCACAGAAATCATCCTGCGGTTGCGGGGCAGCGGGGAAGACCCGGATCATCTACTCCTGCTCCGGTATCGGATCGAATGTGGGCCAGCTGGCAAACGCCGCAGCCTGCCGGCTTGCACAGGAAGGCTACGGGGGCGGTTCGTGCCTTGCCGGAGTTGGCGGCGGGATTGAGAAACTCGTTGGCATGGGGAAGGGAGCCGGTGAACGGGTTGTCATCGACGGCTGTCCGGTTGCCTGCGCAAAGAAGATCCTGGAGGACAAGGGACTTTCTGTTGACCGGTATCTCCTCATCACGGACCTCGGCATAGAGAAGACGCCCGGCCCTGCATTCCGGGAGAGCGATGTCCAGGTTGTTGTCGATGCTGTCAGGAACCGGTGA
- a CDS encoding metalloregulator ArsR/SmtB family transcription factor gives MKRSSLSCCGTQPGKDSSEKEMEIPEQIQRELEAIGGFEALAGCIPSKEALLEQSRIHHALSDPLRLTILHLIRNQPLCVCVINRFMRLAGSKLSYHLNILKESGLIEGEYHGNWIIYSLTNTGRKYLE, from the coding sequence GTGAAGCGCTCAAGCCTGTCCTGCTGCGGGACACAACCCGGAAAAGATTCTTCGGAGAAAGAGATGGAGATCCCCGAGCAGATCCAGCGGGAACTCGAAGCGATCGGGGGATTCGAAGCCCTTGCCGGATGCATACCGTCAAAAGAAGCACTCCTGGAGCAGAGCCGGATTCATCACGCCCTGTCCGACCCGCTCCGGCTCACGATCCTGCACCTGATCCGAAACCAGCCGCTCTGCGTCTGCGTCATCAACCGGTTCATGCGCCTGGCCGGGTCCAAGCTCTCCTACCACTTAAATATCTTGAAAGAGAGCGGCCTTATCGAAGGGGAATATCACGGCAACTGGATCATCTATTCATTGACCAATACGGGCCGGAAATACCTCGAATGA
- a CDS encoding HEPN domain-containing protein, which translates to MTDMEVSEKLQEIVKLIKKIIQAQRDENKIHPEFEYCTHWEPTSYSYDDRGIHVDKSGTQISKPSWHIASHTISEIIKETDEYTHLLQFLKTKNIGEENQRTLSSFISKIVINILNNQDIPDQEIDKLIDRYLLDVMNKPIKSGAIIQLVGIILQPDSVELSHEITIRKPRKEDFFLDIPAFGYDPEFHLIDPTAFIEISMFSRNPREIHESIVKTMTILRLFKTGSVKYTTYQMYTDSFSNLIGGRTFSGDKTPAFEIYVVRNDLVPNLKKFYEKISAFLPSSLFKIDIGRIDHISIAYHRYSDSLLNSDIIERRITNAIMGLEALYFKPSGEQQELQYRLGIRVAKILGKLSYDPLKVRCTIKDAYSIRSIFSHGGHLGYKERRKFETKYNGDVKNLLSLVLDFLRISIIVSITIHSEKDEFIDNIDRALIDDDANEKLNTQLSISKNILME; encoded by the coding sequence ATGACTGACATGGAAGTGAGTGAAAAGTTACAGGAAATAGTCAAATTAATTAAGAAAATTATTCAGGCGCAAAGAGATGAAAACAAAATTCATCCAGAATTTGAATATTGTACTCATTGGGAACCAACTTCATATTCTTATGATGATCGTGGGATTCATGTTGATAAAAGCGGAACACAAATATCAAAACCCAGTTGGCATATTGCCTCACATACAATTTCTGAAATTATTAAAGAAACTGATGAATATACCCATTTGCTACAGTTTTTAAAAACTAAAAATATCGGAGAAGAAAATCAAAGAACACTATCCTCTTTTATTTCAAAGATTGTTATCAATATTTTAAATAATCAGGATATTCCGGATCAGGAAATTGACAAACTCATTGACCGTTATTTACTTGATGTAATGAATAAACCAATTAAATCTGGAGCCATTATCCAATTAGTTGGTATTATTCTTCAACCAGATTCTGTTGAATTATCTCATGAAATCACTATTCGAAAACCGAGAAAAGAAGATTTTTTTCTAGATATTCCTGCGTTTGGATACGATCCGGAATTTCATTTGATCGATCCCACAGCGTTTATTGAAATATCCATGTTCTCTCGAAATCCAAGAGAAATTCACGAATCTATAGTTAAAACAATGACAATATTACGTCTTTTCAAGACTGGTAGTGTAAAATATACAACCTATCAAATGTACACGGACTCGTTTTCTAATTTGATTGGTGGAAGAACTTTCTCTGGAGATAAAACTCCAGCATTCGAAATATATGTTGTTAGAAACGATCTTGTGCCTAATCTGAAAAAATTTTATGAAAAAATTTCAGCCTTTCTGCCATCATCATTATTTAAAATTGACATAGGTAGGATAGATCACATTTCCATTGCATACCACCGATATAGTGACTCATTATTAAACAGTGATATTATTGAACGAAGAATTACGAATGCAATCATGGGATTGGAAGCACTCTACTTCAAACCAAGTGGTGAACAACAAGAACTTCAGTACCGTTTGGGAATAAGAGTGGCAAAAATTCTTGGCAAGTTGTCCTATGATCCTTTAAAAGTTAGGTGTACTATTAAGGATGCATATTCGATTAGAAGTATTTTCTCTCATGGAGGTCACCTTGGTTATAAGGAAAGACGAAAATTCGAAACCAAATATAATGGGGATGTTAAAAATCTTCTATCATTAGTTCTTGATTTTTTACGCATCTCAATTATTGTTTCTATAACAATTCATTCAGAAAAAGACGAGTTTATCGACAATATTGATCGTGCATTAATTGATGATGACGCTAATGAAAAATTGAACACCCAATTGAGTATCTCAAAAAATATTTTAATGGAATAA
- a CDS encoding helix-turn-helix domain-containing protein, translating into MNPPFDGLFGDTCETRLLSFLLPMYGIEFDMAELVDEIGLTRQSIAKAMKKFSDRGMVKIRKEGRTPLYSINEDSPLVRRLEDFDNSLIEAMVGPEEFDKIRLTHEKHEPRSSQKVSGESTRKAVSRYGESRDKAPCVASRPGTYTKERQMVIQ; encoded by the coding sequence ATGAACCCGCCATTCGATGGATTATTCGGCGACACCTGCGAGACCCGGCTGCTTTCGTTCCTGCTGCCGATGTACGGTATCGAATTCGATATGGCCGAACTGGTCGACGAGATCGGGCTCACCCGGCAGTCCATTGCAAAAGCCATGAAGAAGTTCTCGGACCGGGGCATGGTGAAGATCCGAAAAGAGGGGAGAACGCCCCTTTATTCCATCAATGAAGACTCTCCCCTGGTGAGGCGTCTTGAGGATTTCGACAACTCCTTGATTGAGGCCATGGTCGGGCCGGAGGAGTTCGATAAGATCCGCCTGACTCATGAAAAACACGAACCGCGGTCTTCGCAAAAAGTATCCGGGGAGAGTACCAGAAAGGCCGTCTCCCGGTACGGTGAATCCAGAGACAAGGCCCCGTGTGTAGCCAGCCGCCCCGGGACATACACGAAGGAACGGCAGATGGTCATCCAATAA
- a CDS encoding alpha/beta hydrolase, producing the protein MNKNLTLTLAIAAALCLVLAAGCTGTTSTANACPPTGSQTGLKTYTPVNINATPIQYKEVNGVKLAYREFGSGEPLLMITGFGNTMSGWNDTFIGILSSKYHVYIYDPRGMGYSSDTNATPALSQYSDDAAALIKSFGYDSMHVYGVSMGSSTAQQLVIDHPERVNKLVLDSVTYSIRLPDTKLLLALNENISVNPTQSAGSQREAQANLAWNGSWDKLSGIHKDVMLVEGTEDILTPDQISVKMAGQINGSWVVRFKGLPHFGSKYAPVQYGENALDFLGMNESPLGPKPF; encoded by the coding sequence ATGAACAAGAACCTGACATTAACCCTGGCCATTGCCGCCGCCCTCTGCCTCGTACTCGCAGCAGGGTGCACCGGTACTACCAGTACCGCAAATGCCTGCCCGCCCACTGGCTCCCAGACCGGTCTGAAGACCTACACGCCGGTCAACATCAATGCAACGCCCATCCAGTACAAAGAGGTCAACGGCGTGAAACTCGCGTACCGGGAATTCGGGTCCGGCGAGCCCCTGCTGATGATCACGGGATTCGGCAATACCATGAGCGGGTGGAACGATACGTTCATCGGCATCCTTTCATCGAAATACCATGTCTACATCTACGATCCCCGGGGAATGGGATACAGCAGCGACACGAATGCAACACCCGCCCTCTCCCAGTACTCCGACGATGCCGCGGCACTGATCAAATCTTTCGGGTACGACAGCATGCACGTGTACGGGGTCTCCATGGGGTCCTCGACCGCCCAGCAGCTGGTGATCGATCATCCCGAGCGCGTCAATAAGCTGGTCCTGGATTCGGTGACCTACAGCATCCGGCTTCCCGATACAAAACTCCTGCTTGCGCTCAATGAAAATATCAGTGTCAATCCCACCCAGTCGGCAGGCTCCCAAAGGGAGGCCCAGGCAAATCTTGCCTGGAACGGCTCCTGGGACAAGTTGTCCGGCATCCACAAGGATGTCATGCTCGTCGAGGGAACCGAGGATATCCTGACTCCCGATCAGATCTCGGTCAAGATGGCCGGGCAGATCAACGGCTCGTGGGTGGTTCGGTTCAAAGGCCTTCCGCACTTCGGATCCAAGTATGCCCCGGTCCAGTACGGGGAGAATGCCCTGGACTTCCTCGGGATGAACGAGTCCCCCCTCGGCCCGAAACCATTTTAA
- a CDS encoding TetR/AcrR family transcriptional regulator has product MPKVVPEYKEEAKKKIIAAGLAVLSRKGYGATTMDDIAAHLGVSKGALYLYFRNKDDLVIEIVKYIHREVRDTARTAFPNNTPLDAWTALLDRFLENDAEYHAFFMEIMAMTVRNPAIRESFTQSNTVAIEMATHGIACQQSKGSVRQDADPRTLAIAIISVFSGLRSLALVGVSRQEIRERWMEIGRILLATPEGAVPAKQSANPCTCPWFMEMGQLMVERRDDVPFEIPACPDDCGNKKCTIRYEKKKK; this is encoded by the coding sequence ATGCCCAAAGTCGTGCCGGAATACAAGGAAGAGGCGAAGAAGAAGATCATAGCGGCCGGCCTTGCGGTTTTGAGCCGGAAGGGCTACGGCGCCACAACCATGGACGATATCGCCGCACACCTCGGGGTCAGCAAGGGAGCCCTGTACCTGTATTTCAGGAACAAGGACGATCTCGTTATCGAGATCGTGAAATACATCCACCGGGAAGTGAGGGACACGGCGAGGACTGCCTTTCCCAACAATACCCCGCTCGATGCCTGGACTGCTCTTCTTGATCGCTTCCTGGAGAACGATGCGGAGTACCATGCGTTCTTCATGGAGATCATGGCCATGACCGTCCGGAACCCGGCGATCCGGGAGAGCTTCACCCAGAGCAATACCGTGGCTATCGAGATGGCCACGCACGGAATCGCCTGCCAGCAGAGCAAGGGTTCCGTCCGGCAGGATGCGGATCCCCGCACGCTCGCCATTGCGATCATCAGCGTCTTCTCGGGGCTCCGAAGCCTTGCCCTTGTCGGCGTGAGCCGGCAGGAGATCCGGGAGCGCTGGATGGAGATTGGAAGGATCCTGCTCGCTACTCCTGAAGGAGCGGTCCCGGCGAAGCAGAGTGCAAACCCCTGCACATGCCCCTGGTTCATGGAGATGGGCCAGCTGATGGTGGAACGCAGGGACGATGTTCCGTTCGAGATCCCCGCCTGCCCGGATGACTGCGGGAACAAGAAGTGCACGATCCGGTACGAGAAAAAGAAGAAGTGA
- a CDS encoding S-layer protein: MKIGTPLTIGILAACTLLLLTGGIVSAQSDGTATLTSPTAMISNYQTSPAIFMPGDDGTLTVTITNTAQSATVKENTGLYQGSFATTKSTDINLFIENVHLEGRGILVKSPDFDRLGEIGPGQSLPVTFLIQAPDRDGIYFPEVWVDIKDGTSTRYPVPVNVNTHIAVAKKPEVVVKKSLPESVVPGDDFLAGITLVNSGDSRADDLAIAINSSTPSLSLVSPSNYYLGHLDAGQEKQINLQFSSDKNAPLGLRDVTVTLDYLNPDGTKKHQVEHLGIPVKGKAEVSIASLTTDPLRINPGDSFTMTVRIENTGTDDAKSVSASVDLPMTGNRQAFVGKIEPRNDAPAVFYLKERDSGDIGYNLSVQYTDDYGVHTVEKRLTLNVGQPNYAGPVLLIVIAAIAGAGYWYWRRKKD, encoded by the coding sequence ATGAAGATCGGAACACCCCTCACCATTGGCATCCTCGCGGCCTGCACGCTCCTCCTCCTGACCGGCGGCATCGTGTCGGCCCAGAGCGACGGCACCGCGACCCTCACGTCGCCTACCGCGATGATCAGCAACTACCAGACCTCCCCGGCCATATTCATGCCCGGGGATGACGGCACGCTCACCGTCACCATCACGAACACCGCCCAGAGCGCTACCGTGAAAGAGAACACCGGACTCTACCAGGGCAGTTTTGCCACCACCAAGAGCACCGACATCAACCTCTTCATCGAGAACGTCCACCTCGAAGGCCGCGGGATCCTTGTCAAATCCCCGGACTTCGACCGTCTGGGAGAGATAGGCCCCGGCCAGTCCCTGCCGGTGACGTTCCTGATCCAGGCCCCGGACCGGGATGGGATCTACTTCCCGGAGGTCTGGGTTGACATCAAGGATGGCACCAGCACCCGGTACCCCGTACCGGTCAACGTGAATACCCATATCGCCGTTGCCAAGAAACCCGAGGTCGTGGTGAAGAAGTCCCTCCCCGAGAGCGTTGTCCCGGGCGATGACTTTTTGGCCGGCATAACTCTTGTCAACAGCGGGGACAGCCGGGCTGACGACCTGGCGATCGCCATCAATTCGTCGACCCCCTCGCTCTCGCTCGTGAGCCCCTCGAACTATTATCTCGGCCATCTCGATGCCGGCCAGGAGAAGCAGATCAACCTGCAGTTTTCCTCCGACAAGAATGCCCCGCTCGGATTGCGGGACGTGACCGTGACCCTCGATTACCTCAACCCCGACGGGACCAAGAAGCACCAGGTCGAGCACCTGGGTATCCCGGTCAAGGGGAAGGCCGAGGTGAGCATCGCCTCGCTCACCACCGATCCCCTCCGGATCAACCCGGGCGACTCCTTCACGATGACCGTCCGGATCGAGAATACCGGGACCGACGATGCCAAATCCGTCTCGGCCTCTGTTGACCTCCCGATGACGGGAAACCGGCAGGCCTTTGTCGGGAAGATCGAGCCCCGGAACGACGCCCCGGCAGTCTTCTACTTAAAAGAACGGGACAGCGGCGACATCGGGTACAACCTTTCGGTCCAGTACACCGATGACTACGGGGTCCACACGGTCGAGAAACGCCTTACCCTGAACGTGGGCCAGCCGAACTATGCCGGGCCCGTGCTCCTCATCGTCATCGCCGCCATCGCGGGCGCCGGTTACTGGTACTGGCGCAGAAAGAAGGACTGA
- a CDS encoding FtsX-like permease family protein, with protein MPSSLHVSALLAVRGLQRGNRFTTVLTVLIIAMVFVMLCFQPSFNAGIVAAINNGIIDYSYGNVVIEPRDHEGKPEMYIQDATALRNKVDRIPGVVASTARLRLGATLSYKDNIYTGSVNGIDPSDEMQVLRTHTKLIAGEFLTDADRDQIVIGTLLAGHKDTSLDKVKALRGAAVGDSIDVTYSNGVTRSYRVKGIYQTDNMYADTGALITRKEAESATGLDDKASIIAIRIADPGQDQVFKNTLRENDIQQPVKTWSEEAGSMMTDTAKSFDMINAIFTTFDLLVASIVIFIVVFINTVNKRKQIAIMKAIGIKKEIIINNYLLQVLVLCTLGVILGLCVFLLQADVMTAHPIKFPSMGDIIPQVSAGLVASAILDLFVVSFIAGYIPAWMTTKEEILDAMRG; from the coding sequence ATGCCATCATCCCTCCACGTCTCGGCTCTCCTCGCGGTCCGGGGACTCCAGCGGGGCAACCGGTTCACGACCGTCCTGACCGTGCTCATCATCGCGATGGTCTTTGTCATGCTCTGCTTCCAGCCCTCCTTCAATGCCGGGATCGTAGCCGCGATCAACAACGGGATCATCGACTACAGTTACGGCAACGTGGTCATCGAGCCCCGGGACCACGAGGGCAAGCCGGAGATGTACATCCAGGATGCAACCGCCCTCAGGAACAAGGTTGACCGGATCCCGGGCGTTGTGGCAAGCACCGCCCGGCTCCGGCTCGGGGCAACGCTTTCGTACAAGGACAATATCTATACCGGCTCCGTGAATGGAATCGACCCCTCCGATGAGATGCAGGTCTTAAGAACGCACACGAAACTGATTGCGGGCGAGTTTTTGACCGATGCGGACCGCGACCAGATCGTTATCGGCACCCTCCTTGCCGGCCACAAGGACACCTCCCTTGACAAGGTCAAAGCCCTCCGGGGAGCCGCGGTCGGCGATTCGATCGATGTGACCTATTCGAACGGGGTCACGAGGAGCTACCGGGTCAAGGGGATCTACCAGACCGACAACATGTACGCCGATACAGGGGCCCTCATCACCCGGAAGGAAGCGGAATCGGCCACCGGCCTTGACGACAAAGCGTCCATCATTGCGATCCGGATCGCAGATCCCGGGCAGGATCAGGTGTTCAAGAACACCTTACGGGAGAACGACATCCAGCAGCCGGTCAAGACCTGGTCGGAGGAGGCCGGCTCGATGATGACGGACACCGCGAAATCGTTCGATATGATCAACGCGATCTTCACCACGTTCGATCTCCTCGTCGCCTCCATCGTGATCTTCATCGTTGTCTTCATCAACACGGTCAACAAGCGCAAACAGATCGCGATCATGAAAGCTATCGGGATAAAAAAAGAGATCATCATCAACAATTACCTGCTCCAGGTGCTGGTTCTCTGTACGCTCGGGGTGATCCTCGGTCTGTGTGTCTTCCTGCTCCAGGCAGACGTAATGACCGCCCACCCGATCAAGTTCCCGTCCATGGGCGACATCATTCCCCAGGTGAGCGCGGGGCTGGTCGCAAGCGCGATCCTCGATCTCTTCGTGGTCTCCTTCATTGCCGGTTACATCCCGGCTTGGATGACCACAAAGGAAGAGATCCTCGACGCCATGAGGGGATGA
- a CDS encoding ABC transporter ATP-binding protein: MIAIENLKKTYSMGAMQVHALRGVSLEIEKGEFVGIMGSSGSGKSTLLHLAGLLDRPTSGSIALNSADVLAMSEEERTQFRLNNLGYVFQDYALISELSVLENVFLPCLARGKSREECIPASTDILSAVGLGDRLDHLYHELSGGQQQRVSIARALVNRPDILFADEPCANLDTETSRNILELFRQLNRDLKQTIVMVSHEPWHTEYFDRVITLRDGEIVPG, from the coding sequence ATGATCGCAATTGAGAACTTGAAAAAGACCTACTCGATGGGCGCCATGCAGGTCCATGCCCTGCGGGGCGTATCTCTCGAGATAGAGAAAGGCGAGTTTGTCGGGATCATGGGCTCGAGCGGGAGCGGCAAGTCAACCCTCCTCCACCTGGCCGGACTCCTCGATCGCCCGACCAGCGGGAGTATCGCCCTGAATAGCGCGGACGTGCTTGCAATGAGCGAGGAGGAGCGCACGCAATTCCGGCTCAACAACCTCGGCTATGTCTTCCAGGACTATGCCCTGATAAGCGAGCTCTCGGTGCTGGAAAACGTCTTCCTTCCCTGCCTGGCCCGGGGAAAAAGCCGGGAGGAATGTATCCCGGCGAGCACTGACATCCTCTCGGCAGTAGGCCTGGGCGACCGGCTCGACCATCTCTATCACGAGCTCTCCGGCGGCCAGCAGCAGCGGGTATCGATCGCGAGAGCGCTCGTGAACAGGCCGGATATCCTCTTTGCCGATGAACCCTGCGCCAACCTGGACACGGAGACGTCCCGGAATATCCTTGAGCTCTTCCGGCAGCTGAACCGGGACCTGAAACAGACGATAGTCATGGTCTCCCACGAACCCTGGCATACCGAATACTTCGACCGCGTGATCACGCTCCGCGACGGGGAGATAGTCCCGGGATGA
- a CDS encoding MDR family MFS transporter, with amino-acid sequence MEQHPITPLDPKKIPFVLGGLMLGLLLSALDGTIVSTVMPTIVRDLHGMEYYVWPFTVYMLCSTIAIVVFGKFSDLYGRRKIFLFGILIFLAGSVLCGLAPDMVLLTLFRGLQGIGGGILMTISFIIVAELFPIRERGKYMGILVSVFGIASIIGPLLGGVITDLAGWRWVFYINLPVGLIAAYLVVTHLHETAVLPEKKQIDYAGIASFILCMVPLLLALSFGGTILPWTSPQVLGLLIIAIAMLFCFIRTQRVAKSPLLPLTLFKNPIYSITAAAAFLANALMFAGVIYLPLFMQGVKKVSAAESGMVITPMVLALVVAAVITGRLISSTGKYRALSVAGFVVTGAGIGMLVLLNPETPVLLIVLASALLGIGTGMMHPLLAIAAQNAFPPKDLGVVSSSQQFFRNMGATILTPVFGFVMYAGLGSMTDRNGLLLLPSADLAHAIGQVFLFCAGIVVICIILVLCLQEIPLRSRSKGSTGPAEEA; translated from the coding sequence ATGGAACAACACCCGATTACACCACTCGACCCGAAAAAGATACCTTTCGTTCTCGGGGGCCTCATGCTCGGCCTCCTCCTCTCGGCCCTGGACGGGACGATTGTCAGTACCGTCATGCCGACCATTGTCCGCGATCTGCACGGCATGGAGTACTATGTCTGGCCGTTCACCGTGTACATGCTCTGCTCCACGATAGCGATCGTGGTCTTCGGCAAGTTCTCCGATCTCTACGGCCGCAGGAAGATCTTCCTCTTTGGCATCCTCATCTTCCTTGCGGGATCCGTCCTCTGCGGCCTCGCGCCGGATATGGTCCTTTTAACCCTGTTCCGGGGCCTCCAGGGCATCGGTGGCGGCATCCTGATGACCATCTCGTTCATCATTGTCGCGGAACTCTTCCCGATCCGCGAGCGCGGGAAGTACATGGGAATCCTCGTCTCGGTCTTCGGTATCGCAAGCATCATAGGCCCGCTCCTGGGCGGGGTTATCACCGATCTGGCCGGCTGGCGCTGGGTCTTTTACATCAACCTGCCGGTCGGCCTCATTGCCGCGTATCTTGTCGTCACCCACCTGCACGAGACCGCGGTCCTGCCCGAGAAGAAGCAGATCGATTACGCCGGCATTGCCAGTTTTATCCTCTGTATGGTCCCTCTCCTCCTCGCCCTCTCGTTCGGGGGAACGATCCTTCCCTGGACCTCCCCGCAGGTGCTCGGGCTCCTGATCATAGCCATTGCCATGCTCTTCTGCTTTATCCGGACCCAGCGGGTGGCAAAAAGCCCGCTCCTCCCGCTCACCCTTTTTAAAAATCCCATCTATTCTATCACAGCGGCAGCAGCGTTCCTTGCAAACGCCCTGATGTTTGCCGGGGTCATCTATCTCCCGCTTTTCATGCAGGGGGTCAAGAAAGTGAGCGCTGCTGAGTCGGGCATGGTCATCACCCCGATGGTGCTTGCGCTCGTGGTGGCGGCAGTGATAACCGGCCGGTTGATCTCCTCGACCGGGAAATACCGGGCGCTCTCGGTTGCCGGTTTTGTCGTCACCGGGGCGGGCATCGGGATGCTGGTCCTCTTGAACCCTGAAACGCCCGTCCTCCTGATCGTCCTTGCCTCGGCACTTCTCGGCATCGGCACGGGCATGATGCACCCGCTGCTTGCCATTGCCGCCCAGAACGCGTTCCCGCCAAAAGACCTCGGGGTTGTCTCTTCGTCCCAGCAGTTCTTCCGGAACATGGGAGCAACCATCTTGACGCCGGTCTTCGGGTTTGTCATGTACGCAGGCCTCGGCAGCATGACGGACCGGAACGGCCTCCTGCTGCTTCCTTCAGCCGATCTTGCGCATGCCATCGGCCAGGTCTTCCTCTTCTGTGCAGGGATCGTGGTGATCTGCATCATCCTCGTCCTCTGCCTGCAGGAGATCCCGCTCCGGTCCCGGAGCAAGGGGAGTACGGGACCGGCCGAAGAAGCGTAA
- a CDS encoding DUF2178 domain-containing protein yields MLHCEIMRKNTYSVLVAGVVAVMIFAVGFAISTGNPLVPAVLILAGIGVVYVGKQRVTDVMRDDLSDTIYGKAALNALLVTIIIAALIFAGTMTFYFNSGYGGGFHTYANGSVRVGFVQDDPVPGHEMYKDYYLIADPSDPTGTDFWGLDRLFGNGHRVREFPLAFGAGMGFTVILLGGLYAAFTFYYNKKYGSEDQ; encoded by the coding sequence ATGTTACATTGTGAGATCATGAGAAAGAATACCTATTCTGTCCTTGTCGCCGGCGTTGTGGCGGTCATGATATTTGCCGTGGGATTCGCGATATCGACCGGCAACCCGCTGGTCCCGGCCGTCCTCATCCTGGCGGGTATCGGGGTTGTCTATGTTGGCAAACAGCGGGTCACCGATGTGATGCGGGACGATCTCTCGGACACCATCTATGGAAAAGCTGCCCTGAATGCCCTCCTCGTGACCATCATCATTGCCGCGCTCATCTTTGCAGGGACCATGACCTTCTACTTCAATTCAGGGTACGGCGGCGGTTTCCATACCTATGCCAACGGGTCGGTCCGGGTGGGGTTCGTTCAGGACGACCCGGTGCCGGGGCACGAAATGTACAAAGACTATTACCTTATCGCCGACCCGTCCGATCCCACCGGGACTGATTTCTGGGGGCTTGACCGGCTCTTCGGAAACGGGCACCGGGTCCGGGAGTTCCCGCTGGCATTCGGTGCCGGCATGGGCTTCACCGTGATCCTGCTCGGCGGCCTGTACGCGGCATTTACTTTCTATTACAACAAGAAATACGGTTCAGAGGACCAATGA
- a CDS encoding helix-turn-helix transcriptional regulator: MKNRIKVYRAMHNMTQEELAERLRVTRRTINSIEGDKYNPSIELAFRMSRLFDVPVEELFSLDGDE, from the coding sequence ATGAAAAACAGGATCAAGGTCTACCGGGCAATGCACAATATGACCCAGGAGGAGCTGGCCGAGCGGCTCCGGGTCACCCGCAGGACGATCAACTCCATCGAGGGCGATAAATACAACCCCTCGATCGAGCTTGCCTTCCGGATGTCCCGGCTCTTCGATGTCCCGGTCGAGGAACTGTTCAGCCTTGACGGGGATGAATAA